One region of Azoarcus sp. CIB genomic DNA includes:
- a CDS encoding NYN domain-containing protein: MKSALFVDFDNVYSGLRKLDPAMADKFAQKPQRWMQWLVSSLELPEHAPEDARRRVLVRRCYLNPQVYQRFRPSFNLAGFEIIDCPSLTSEGKTSTDIHMVLDIIDLLQHEAHYDEFIVFSADADFTPVLRKLRRWDRRTTVLAIGFPSAAYRASADLLIDQDLFVRDALGFREEETAAPEPAPNASPAPATVDVVRGARVLIRRKVSESAGPVSLALLASTILKEIGGIDATTWAGFGSFRQLVDESSFAPLVVSWEGGGVIFDPARHATPAPAAKKVKIEDEMNAITRLIRAEVDAATQPVACARIAQLITSTYGAIAKDWNGLGSFRKMVEDLNLAPIKVDWAGAGGRMYDPARHRLTASNGTKPNGSATPDWGKDADLLPIATQIHDVTNAPLWPPADYQNLFRLVAEDLADQPFDIAETGKRVRDKVRAQGRPINRQNVNWILQGLLFRGHVFGKGEDDWMTLARKSADNIKSLCLREQMVIDGSVDAAIRRWIGRAE; encoded by the coding sequence TTGAAGAGCGCACTCTTCGTTGATTTCGACAATGTGTATTCCGGACTGCGCAAGCTCGACCCGGCGATGGCCGACAAGTTCGCGCAGAAGCCGCAGCGCTGGATGCAGTGGCTGGTGTCGTCCCTTGAGCTTCCCGAGCACGCGCCCGAAGACGCGCGGCGTCGCGTCCTGGTGCGGCGCTGCTATCTGAACCCGCAGGTCTATCAGCGGTTTCGCCCCTCGTTCAATCTCGCGGGCTTCGAGATCATCGACTGCCCGTCGCTCACGAGCGAGGGCAAGACGAGCACCGACATCCACATGGTGCTCGACATCATCGATCTGCTGCAGCACGAGGCGCACTATGATGAATTCATCGTGTTCTCGGCGGATGCGGACTTCACGCCGGTTCTGCGCAAGCTGCGTCGCTGGGATCGGCGCACCACCGTCCTTGCCATCGGATTCCCGTCGGCGGCCTACCGGGCATCCGCCGACCTCCTGATCGATCAGGATCTCTTTGTCCGCGACGCGCTGGGGTTCCGTGAAGAGGAAACCGCGGCGCCCGAGCCGGCCCCGAATGCCTCGCCTGCCCCTGCGACCGTGGACGTCGTGCGCGGCGCCCGCGTACTCATTCGGCGTAAGGTTAGCGAGTCCGCAGGTCCAGTGTCCCTTGCTCTGCTCGCGTCGACCATTCTCAAGGAAATCGGAGGCATCGACGCCACCACCTGGGCGGGCTTCGGGAGCTTTCGTCAGCTTGTCGATGAGTCGAGCTTCGCACCACTGGTCGTGAGTTGGGAGGGCGGGGGTGTCATCTTCGATCCGGCCCGTCATGCGACACCGGCGCCCGCGGCCAAGAAAGTGAAGATTGAGGACGAAATGAACGCCATCACTCGGCTCATCCGGGCGGAGGTGGATGCTGCTACGCAACCGGTCGCATGCGCGCGCATCGCCCAGCTCATCACGTCCACGTATGGCGCCATTGCCAAGGACTGGAACGGGCTGGGATCCTTCCGCAAGATGGTGGAAGACCTCAACCTTGCGCCAATCAAGGTCGATTGGGCGGGGGCCGGGGGGCGCATGTACGATCCGGCAAGGCATCGCCTGACGGCCTCCAATGGGACGAAGCCCAACGGTAGCGCTACGCCGGACTGGGGCAAGGATGCCGACCTGCTGCCGATCGCAACCCAGATTCACGATGTGACGAATGCGCCGCTATGGCCTCCGGCCGACTATCAAAACCTGTTTCGACTGGTTGCGGAGGACTTGGCAGATCAACCGTTCGATATCGCCGAGACGGGTAAGCGCGTGCGCGACAAGGTTCGGGCGCAAGGGCGCCCCATCAATCGCCAGAACGTGAACTGGATCCTGCAAGGGTTGTTGTTCCGTGGGCACGTGTTCGGAAAGGGCGAGGACGACTGGATGACGCTGGCGCGCAAATCCGCTGACAACATCAAGTCCTTGTGCTTGCGCGAGCAAATGGTGATCGACGGGTCCGTGGATGCTGCGATCCGGCGCTGGATCGGACGTGCGGAATGA
- a CDS encoding DUF932 domain-containing protein, translated as MAHDIGRMFYYGERPWHGLGTALPAPADIEGALQAGELDWDVELVPIVPAGEPDSSIAHRKAVVRMDRAPGSPGRVIGVVHPGFRPLQNRDAAQLFDSLLVRGERAYHTGGYLRQGEVVWLLARLPHTIELAGRDVIEPYLLFSNSHDGSQAIDIRLTTIRVVCQNTLSLALSGRAGQKVFRRAHNGSLALLEEEAKGFFAFVTRQCDEAAQRFDRLRKRRCDSDAFDHFLASLLPDPSRPATAIRNAAVLRAYETRLATAQRARAQVGTIFREGLPARQIAPEPHTWWGALNSVTAWVDHAQAIKGDRYAHMMFGAGDTLKSSALKLATTAAA; from the coding sequence ATGGCACACGATATCGGCAGGATGTTCTACTACGGCGAGCGCCCGTGGCACGGACTCGGTACTGCCTTGCCCGCACCGGCGGACATCGAGGGCGCGCTGCAAGCCGGCGAGCTCGACTGGGACGTTGAGCTCGTGCCGATTGTCCCGGCGGGTGAACCGGACTCGTCCATTGCCCATCGCAAGGCGGTCGTGCGCATGGATCGCGCCCCGGGATCTCCCGGACGGGTCATCGGGGTCGTGCATCCGGGGTTTCGGCCGCTGCAGAATCGGGATGCGGCGCAGCTCTTCGACTCACTCCTCGTGCGCGGCGAGCGGGCATATCACACGGGGGGGTACCTGCGCCAAGGCGAGGTGGTGTGGCTGCTGGCGCGCCTTCCCCACACGATCGAGCTCGCGGGCCGGGACGTCATCGAGCCCTACCTCCTGTTCTCAAACAGCCATGACGGCTCCCAAGCCATCGACATCCGGCTGACCACCATCCGCGTCGTGTGCCAGAACACCCTCTCGCTGGCGCTATCCGGCCGTGCCGGACAGAAGGTGTTTCGTCGCGCACACAACGGCAGCCTCGCGCTGCTCGAGGAAGAGGCCAAAGGCTTCTTCGCCTTCGTCACCCGCCAGTGCGACGAAGCCGCGCAGCGTTTCGATCGCCTGCGCAAACGACGCTGCGACAGCGACGCCTTCGATCATTTCCTCGCGAGCCTCCTCCCTGATCCATCGCGCCCCGCGACCGCCATCCGCAATGCGGCCGTGCTGCGCGCCTACGAGACGCGTCTCGCCACCGCGCAGCGGGCCCGCGCGCAGGTGGGCACGATCTTTCGGGAAGGCCTGCCGGCCAGGCAGATTGCACCCGAACCGCACACCTGGTGGGGCGCGCTCAATTCGGTCACGGCCTGGGTCGATCACGCGCAGGCGATCAAGGGCGACCGCTACGCGCACATGATGTTCGGTGCGGGTGACACTTTGAAGTCCTCGGCGCTGAAACTGGCGACCACGGCCGCAGCGTGA
- a CDS encoding VIT and VWA domain-containing protein: protein MRTLEAARVATSTGERLTLERVRLEGVLDGALFEATVIQQFHNPHDEHLEVVYTFPLPWAAILLGVQVQLGERQLEGVVVEKAQAEADYEGALAEGNTAILLEQNADGSFTLNLGNLAPGERCTVRLRYAQVLPFEQRSLRLLIPTVIAPRFGDPVIDGGLRPHQAVEHDLAVEYPFELSLRLMGDLARACVASPSHPISTRPSGDGIEIGLARAGRLDRDFILVVSELAHDSLAVSGEDAVEPGGVTSLVSFCPRLPQRRPVAVKILVDCSGSMSGDSIDAARRALRAIVGKFEAGDHFSLSRFGSSVEHRSRGLWRTTDATRLAARRWADGLTADLGGTEMEAALLSTFELTHAAVKDVPLDVLLITDGEIQAIDRTLACAQASGHRVFVVGAGSSPAEGLLRRLAEVTGGACDFVAPGEAVEPAMLRMFARLRSPRLEDLHVQWPDGSTPVWASTPPGSVFDGDTVSVFAGFASRPEGIVRLIARPSPDAPGEVIGEATIGPVLAGDAVARMAAAARVASLAKNRRTAAQAEALRLAVAYQLVTTRTNFLLIDERAEADKPLDMPRLAKVRSMLPAGWGGVGSVLSGAAMVCESRAPGAYDVPAVIRCSSRRSVAPAGGNAYDIPAFLRHNRFGIDRAASANADPRHWATSEHYSGLTPLGLSEWLRDNPESLWPLTYADLREIGLGAAVVDWLELTVGAAADERAVVATFLKLLALPETHAALVKSLGTLAHLKALARRLASRSQQAAPSDALLETECAARLAPLLADLQAETWPACIFELDTALAEPIE from the coding sequence ATGAGGACGCTTGAAGCGGCACGCGTGGCGACATCGACGGGCGAGAGGCTCACGCTCGAGCGGGTGCGTCTCGAAGGCGTGCTGGACGGTGCGCTGTTCGAGGCGACGGTGATCCAGCAGTTTCACAATCCGCACGACGAGCACCTGGAGGTCGTCTACACCTTCCCGCTGCCTTGGGCGGCCATTCTCCTCGGCGTGCAGGTGCAGCTGGGCGAGCGGCAGCTGGAAGGCGTGGTCGTGGAGAAGGCGCAGGCTGAAGCCGACTACGAGGGCGCCCTCGCCGAGGGCAATACGGCCATCCTCCTCGAACAGAACGCGGACGGCAGCTTCACCCTCAATCTCGGCAATCTTGCCCCCGGCGAGCGCTGCACGGTCCGCCTGCGCTACGCGCAGGTCTTGCCGTTCGAACAGCGCAGCCTGCGGCTGCTGATTCCGACCGTGATCGCCCCACGCTTCGGCGACCCGGTAATCGACGGCGGGTTGCGCCCCCACCAGGCCGTCGAGCACGACCTGGCCGTCGAGTACCCCTTCGAACTCAGCCTGCGCCTCATGGGCGACCTCGCCCGTGCATGCGTGGCGTCCCCCAGTCATCCGATCAGCACCAGGCCGAGCGGCGACGGCATCGAGATCGGCCTCGCGCGAGCCGGCCGCCTGGACCGCGACTTCATCCTCGTCGTGAGCGAGCTGGCGCACGACTCGCTCGCCGTATCGGGTGAGGATGCGGTGGAGCCCGGCGGTGTGACGTCGCTGGTGAGCTTCTGTCCGCGTCTTCCGCAGCGGCGCCCGGTAGCGGTCAAGATCCTGGTCGATTGCTCGGGGTCGATGTCGGGCGACAGCATCGACGCCGCGCGTCGCGCCCTGCGGGCTATCGTCGGCAAGTTCGAGGCGGGAGACCACTTCTCGTTGTCGCGCTTCGGCTCGTCGGTTGAGCATCGCTCCCGTGGGCTGTGGCGCACCACCGATGCCACACGGCTCGCCGCCCGGCGCTGGGCGGACGGACTGACGGCCGACCTCGGCGGCACCGAAATGGAAGCGGCGCTGTTGTCGACCTTCGAGCTTACGCACGCGGCAGTGAAGGATGTCCCCTTGGATGTGCTGCTCATCACCGATGGGGAGATCCAGGCGATCGACCGCACTCTGGCGTGTGCCCAAGCCTCCGGCCATCGCGTGTTCGTGGTGGGCGCAGGCAGCAGCCCCGCGGAAGGGTTGCTGCGCCGCCTGGCCGAGGTCACCGGGGGCGCCTGCGATTTCGTGGCCCCGGGCGAGGCGGTGGAGCCGGCGATGCTGCGCATGTTTGCGCGCTTGCGCTCGCCGCGCCTGGAGGACCTCCACGTCCAATGGCCTGACGGGAGCACCCCGGTATGGGCCTCTACGCCACCCGGGTCCGTTTTCGATGGCGATACGGTGAGCGTATTCGCGGGGTTCGCGTCTAGGCCCGAGGGCATCGTGCGCTTGATCGCGCGGCCGAGCCCGGATGCGCCGGGGGAAGTGATTGGCGAGGCAACGATCGGGCCGGTGCTGGCCGGCGATGCCGTAGCACGCATGGCGGCCGCCGCGCGGGTCGCCTCCTTGGCCAAGAATCGGCGAACGGCAGCGCAAGCCGAGGCACTGCGGCTGGCCGTTGCCTACCAGCTCGTCACGACACGCACCAATTTCCTGCTGATCGATGAGCGGGCAGAGGCCGACAAACCGCTCGACATGCCTCGGCTTGCCAAGGTCCGGTCGATGCTGCCCGCCGGCTGGGGCGGCGTAGGTAGCGTATTGTCCGGCGCGGCGATGGTCTGCGAATCGAGGGCGCCCGGCGCCTACGATGTCCCTGCCGTCATCCGCTGCAGCTCCCGACGTTCTGTCGCGCCTGCCGGCGGCAACGCTTACGACATCCCCGCCTTCCTGCGCCACAACCGTTTCGGCATTGACCGCGCCGCGTCGGCCAATGCCGATCCGCGTCACTGGGCGACGTCCGAGCACTACAGCGGGCTTACCCCACTCGGCCTGAGCGAATGGCTGCGCGACAACCCGGAATCTCTATGGCCCCTGACGTACGCGGATCTGCGCGAGATCGGGCTCGGGGCGGCGGTCGTCGACTGGCTCGAATTGACGGTTGGCGCCGCGGCAGACGAACGCGCCGTCGTAGCGACCTTCCTCAAGCTGCTCGCATTGCCGGAGACCCACGCCGCTCTGGTGAAATCCCTGGGGACGCTGGCGCATCTGAAAGCCCTCGCGCGACGGCTCGCATCGCGGTCGCAGCAGGCCGCCCCATCCGATGCCTTGCTCGAAACCGAATGCGCGGCGCGGCTTGCGCCGCTGCTCGCGGACCTGCAGGCCGAAACGTGGCCTGCGTGTATTTTCGAGCTCGACACGGCACTTGCCGAGCCGATCGAATAG
- a CDS encoding MerR family transcriptional regulator → MTPDSSPTAASYPLSELCVLADLPLRTVRYYVQIGLVDRPEGETRAARYGAKHLEQLLLIRKWSAAGVSLERIRELLHGEAPPVPPRTRTVGSVSVCSHLTVAEGIEVVIDPGKAGLSPEEVRRFVRGVMAAYAGLHDAASGAEEEHEGGKSNEDA, encoded by the coding sequence ATGACACCAGACTCCTCCCCCACCGCCGCGAGCTACCCGCTGTCCGAGCTCTGCGTCCTCGCCGATCTTCCACTCCGGACGGTGCGCTACTACGTCCAGATCGGTCTGGTCGATCGTCCCGAGGGCGAGACGCGGGCGGCGCGGTACGGCGCGAAGCACCTCGAACAGCTGCTGCTCATCCGGAAATGGAGCGCGGCGGGGGTTTCGCTGGAACGGATTCGGGAACTGCTGCACGGCGAAGCACCCCCGGTTCCGCCACGGACGCGCACGGTGGGGAGTGTTTCGGTGTGCAGCCATCTGACGGTGGCGGAAGGGATTGAGGTCGTGATCGACCCGGGAAAGGCCGGATTGAGTCCCGAGGAGGTACGACGCTTCGTCAGGGGCGTGATGGCGGCGTATGCAGGCTTGCACGATGCTGCCTCAGGCGCGGAAGAAGAACACGAGGGGGGAAAGAGCAATGAGGACGCTTGA
- a CDS encoding endonuclease/exonuclease/phosphatase family protein encodes MRTHLSILRHGGLQRRAKALAALCVAGLLLPLASAFENHLPGALAWGLDLAVHWQWFFLAGLVLALPMLAFAHRRWVMAAALVPLPWLTATPAAVRGGEGVDGLVVAAANVHLDNESPERLARWVGETKPEVLAILEISDTFAQRLGLDDAYPHRVVRPRWDPFGIALLSRHPIVRHAVVEEGGATPRIEAVVDWNGTEVTVVAFHPMPPISAADHLLRNQLLADITARYADRPTIVMGDFNATPWSSAFGAPRRHGFMLAGGLQATWPAPLRGVIGLPIDHVMVSRHWSVIDHVVGPDLGSDHLPTLATVSPHRK; translated from the coding sequence ATGCGCACGCACTTGTCCATTCTTCGTCATGGCGGCCTGCAACGCCGCGCCAAAGCCCTCGCGGCCCTGTGCGTCGCGGGCCTGCTACTCCCGCTGGCTTCGGCCTTCGAGAATCATTTGCCCGGCGCGCTGGCGTGGGGGCTGGATCTGGCCGTGCACTGGCAGTGGTTTTTCCTCGCCGGGCTGGTGCTGGCGCTACCGATGCTGGCGTTTGCCCACCGGCGCTGGGTGATGGCGGCCGCCTTGGTACCGCTGCCGTGGCTCACTGCAACGCCGGCGGCTGTGCGGGGTGGCGAGGGCGTTGATGGGCTGGTCGTTGCGGCCGCGAACGTGCATCTCGATAATGAATCCCCCGAGCGGCTGGCGCGGTGGGTCGGGGAGACGAAACCCGAAGTGCTCGCGATTCTCGAGATCTCGGACACGTTCGCGCAGCGGTTGGGGCTCGATGACGCGTATCCGCATCGGGTCGTGCGCCCGCGCTGGGACCCGTTCGGCATTGCGCTGCTCTCGCGTCATCCGATTGTGCGCCACGCGGTGGTGGAGGAAGGCGGCGCCACGCCGCGGATCGAGGCGGTGGTCGACTGGAACGGTACCGAGGTCACCGTCGTCGCCTTCCATCCGATGCCGCCGATCAGTGCGGCCGATCATTTGCTGCGCAATCAGTTGTTGGCCGACATCACCGCGCGCTACGCCGACCGCCCGACGATCGTCATGGGCGACTTCAATGCAACGCCCTGGTCATCGGCGTTTGGGGCGCCACGGCGCCATGGTTTCATGCTCGCCGGGGGACTACAGGCAACGTGGCCGGCGCCGTTGCGGGGAGTCATCGGGCTGCCGATCGACCACGTGATGGTATCGCGCCACTGGTCCGTCATCGATCACGTGGTCGGCCCGGACCTGGGCTCGGATCACCTGCCGACTCTGGCCACCGTTTCGCCGCACCGCAAATAG
- a CDS encoding DnaJ domain-containing protein, whose protein sequence is MSRIRTHYDNLKVARDAPIEVIKAAYPSLSQKYHPDRNPDDPNAGRVMLLPTGARRADCRPTG, encoded by the coding sequence ATGTCGCGAATCAGGACCCATTACGACAACTTGAAGGTCGCGCGCGACGCGCCCATCGAAGTGATCAAAGCGGCATACCCCTCACTCAGCCAAAAATACCATCCGGACCGCAATCCAGATGACCCCAATGCCGGACGCGTCATGCTGCTGCCCACAGGCGCGCGTAGGGCGGATTGCCGACCAACCGGATGA
- a CDS encoding WYL domain-containing protein, with amino-acid sequence MTIETSLAALNQAQRERLAFIEFRLWFLGDVRRPDLIDRFGIAPAVATRDLSAYRELAPGNIAFDGSRKVYVPTAAFKPVFEHDPDRVLSGLSRGFGEGIGRASEGFLPCEFPLRLNRPPLDVLAVVTRAIHRQCAVRLVYHSLNKGPSTREIVPFALVDSGLRWHARVFDRVSNEFRDMVITRMEAATLLAESSAAPHECPDHDIQWTRIVPLTLVPHPRQARPEIVARDFGILNGGALTINVRAAIAGYVLQQWSVDCSTDHALDPKQYRLSLKDALVLYGVDNAVIAPGYRAPA; translated from the coding sequence TTGACGATCGAGACCAGTCTTGCTGCACTGAATCAGGCCCAACGTGAGCGGCTCGCCTTCATCGAGTTCCGTCTCTGGTTCCTTGGAGACGTAAGGCGCCCCGACCTCATTGATCGCTTTGGCATCGCGCCAGCCGTGGCGACGCGGGATCTGAGTGCATACCGGGAGTTGGCACCGGGCAACATCGCGTTCGATGGGAGCCGCAAGGTCTATGTCCCGACGGCCGCTTTCAAGCCCGTGTTCGAGCATGACCCGGACCGCGTGCTCTCCGGGTTGTCGCGTGGGTTTGGTGAGGGGATCGGTCGGGCATCTGAAGGCTTCCTGCCATGCGAGTTTCCGCTACGCCTCAACCGCCCGCCGCTTGACGTGCTGGCGGTCGTGACCCGGGCGATTCACCGGCAATGCGCAGTGCGTCTGGTGTACCACTCACTGAACAAGGGGCCGAGCACCCGCGAGATCGTGCCCTTCGCGCTGGTCGATAGCGGACTTCGCTGGCATGCGCGGGTATTTGATCGCGTGTCGAATGAATTTCGCGACATGGTGATTACGCGCATGGAGGCCGCGACGCTCCTGGCGGAGAGTAGTGCAGCGCCACATGAATGTCCCGACCACGACATTCAATGGACGCGGATTGTCCCGCTCACCCTCGTTCCACATCCGCGGCAGGCAAGACCGGAAATCGTTGCTCGGGACTTCGGCATCCTTAATGGCGGAGCTTTGACCATCAACGTGCGGGCTGCCATCGCGGGCTATGTGTTACAGCAGTGGAGCGTTGACTGCAGCACTGATCATGCCCTCGATCCGAAGCAGTATCGACTGTCGCTCAAGGACGCACTCGTGCTCTATGGCGTGGACAACGCTGTGATTGCGCCGGGCTATCGAGCTCCGGCCTAG
- a CDS encoding nucleotidyltransferase domain-containing protein: protein MRISDDAAKQAVSLISAQFGDSAKIWLFGSRADDQQRGGDVDIFVEAEPVDVMRKIKCKSALMDLFDLKVDLVVGVGDKPIHRIAKARGVRLK, encoded by the coding sequence ATGCGAATTTCTGATGACGCAGCGAAACAAGCGGTAAGCCTTATCTCTGCCCAATTTGGGGATAGCGCCAAAATATGGCTGTTTGGCTCTCGGGCAGATGACCAGCAACGCGGTGGTGATGTCGATATTTTTGTCGAAGCGGAGCCGGTGGATGTGATGCGTAAAATCAAGTGCAAATCGGCCCTGATGGACCTTTTCGACTTGAAGGTTGATTTGGTTGTTGGGGTTGGCGACAAGCCAATTCACCGAATCGCCAAGGCAAGGGGAGTTCGACTTAAATGA
- a CDS encoding ISL3 family transposase produces MLPLDLPGIAVTNTESDGHLFAIHAGCEGRPTACVTCGSKNFIGHGQRAQEVMDLPHHGKLTCIHLLRKRYRCKDCSDTFFHPLDWLDDDHHATQRFVDRIASLALERSFSDLAREYGINEKTVRNIFYGRYRDTIDTARFESPAYLGIDEVNIAGSARGVITNLSENVAIEFLPKCTNDVMRAYFEKMPGRENVKAVAMDCTKRYKNMVHEFFPKAKVVADKFHITRMADLAVDGIRKGVRAGIESRRMQLRLKKDKFVLNTRASNLTDWQKDRLASWRADFPDIAIAYDLKEEFYRIYDAANRREAKMRFDTWCSRIPPTMWKHWQPILVTFDNWGNEIYAFFDVLEEACKRLTNAYTECQNGLTRAIDRIGRGYSFDAVRVKLLLAPKKQGMVTSYRSVRRKKNEPQGPALAEFMLAKSCDMDDGYETVKVPERRQVTWGVDIAKLADWLEEDLTGQL; encoded by the coding sequence ATGCTGCCCCTCGACTTGCCAGGTATTGCAGTGACCAATACCGAGTCCGACGGCCACCTATTTGCCATCCACGCCGGCTGTGAAGGGCGCCCGACGGCCTGCGTCACCTGCGGTAGCAAGAACTTCATCGGCCACGGCCAGCGCGCCCAAGAGGTCATGGACTTACCCCATCACGGCAAGCTCACCTGCATCCACCTGCTGCGCAAGCGCTACCGCTGCAAGGACTGCTCCGACACATTCTTCCATCCGCTGGACTGGCTGGACGACGACCACCACGCCACCCAGCGCTTCGTCGACCGCATCGCCAGTCTGGCGCTGGAACGCTCGTTCTCCGACCTGGCGCGGGAGTACGGCATCAACGAAAAGACCGTCCGCAACATCTTCTACGGCCGGTACAGGGACACCATAGACACAGCCCGCTTCGAGTCGCCAGCCTACCTGGGCATTGATGAAGTGAATATCGCAGGCAGCGCACGCGGCGTCATCACCAACCTGTCCGAGAACGTCGCCATCGAGTTTCTACCCAAATGCACCAACGACGTGATGCGGGCCTACTTCGAGAAGATGCCCGGCAGGGAGAACGTCAAAGCCGTCGCCATGGATTGCACCAAGCGCTACAAGAACATGGTCCATGAGTTCTTCCCCAAAGCCAAGGTCGTGGCCGACAAGTTCCACATCACTCGCATGGCCGACCTAGCGGTTGATGGCATCAGGAAGGGCGTTCGCGCCGGCATCGAGTCGCGGCGCATGCAACTACGCCTGAAGAAGGACAAGTTCGTTCTGAATACTCGCGCCAGCAACCTCACCGACTGGCAGAAAGACCGTCTGGCGTCCTGGCGGGCCGACTTCCCGGATATTGCTATTGCGTATGACCTAAAGGAAGAGTTCTACCGTATCTACGATGCCGCCAACCGGCGCGAAGCCAAGATGCGCTTCGACACCTGGTGCTCACGCATTCCGCCAACCATGTGGAAGCACTGGCAGCCCATCCTGGTCACCTTCGACAATTGGGGCAACGAAATCTATGCCTTCTTCGATGTCCTAGAAGAAGCCTGCAAGCGCTTGACCAACGCTTACACCGAATGCCAGAACGGGCTGACGCGGGCTATTGACCGCATCGGTCGGGGATACAGCTTCGATGCCGTGCGCGTGAAACTGCTGTTGGCGCCCAAGAAGCAAGGTATGGTGACCAGCTATCGCAGTGTCCGACGCAAGAAGAACGAACCGCAAGGCCCGGCGCTGGCTGAGTTCATGTTAGCCAAGAGCTGCGACATGGACGACGGGTACGAGACAGTCAAGGTGCCGGAGCGTCGGCAGGTGACTTGGGGTGTGGACATCGCCAAGTTGGCGGACTGGCTGGAAGAAGACCTGACCGGACAGCTTTGA
- a CDS encoding metallophosphoesterase gives MTENTGYDIIGDVHGHAEQLEALLHKLDYRMHAGAWRHPERRAIFLGDLIDRGPKQLETVDIVRRMVDAGHAQAVMGNHEFNAIAWGTHDDHGRPLRAHSEKNRNQHKAFLAAVDGKPALHRELLDWFLNRPLWLELDGINIVHACWHTDYMARFGARLRPGNRLGVDLLNEAATRPEEGAAETLFHAVETCLKGLEAPLPEEFSFPDKEGHPRREVRVRWWDHDATHFRTAAVIEEHLRVTLPTLPLPPAARYRYPCAKPVFFGHYWMQGDPAIQSPAAACVDFSVAKRGKLVAYRWNGEAQLSDHAFLHVESASG, from the coding sequence ATGACCGAAAACACCGGCTACGACATCATCGGCGACGTGCATGGGCACGCCGAGCAGCTCGAGGCGCTGCTGCACAAACTCGACTATCGCATGCACGCCGGTGCCTGGCGCCATCCCGAGCGCCGAGCAATCTTCCTCGGCGATCTGATCGACCGCGGACCAAAGCAGCTCGAGACGGTCGACATCGTGCGGCGCATGGTCGATGCCGGCCACGCCCAGGCGGTCATGGGCAACCATGAGTTCAACGCCATCGCCTGGGGAACGCACGACGACCACGGGCGCCCGCTGCGCGCGCACAGCGAGAAGAATCGCAACCAGCACAAAGCCTTTCTCGCCGCCGTCGACGGAAAACCGGCGCTCCACCGGGAGCTCCTCGACTGGTTTCTGAACCGGCCGCTCTGGCTGGAGCTCGACGGCATCAACATCGTGCATGCATGCTGGCACACGGACTATATGGCGCGCTTCGGCGCTCGGCTGCGCCCCGGAAATCGTCTCGGCGTTGATCTGCTCAATGAGGCTGCTACCCGGCCCGAGGAAGGCGCGGCCGAGACGCTTTTTCATGCGGTCGAGACATGTCTGAAAGGCCTCGAAGCGCCGCTCCCCGAGGAATTCTCCTTCCCCGACAAGGAGGGCCACCCGCGCCGGGAAGTCCGCGTGCGCTGGTGGGATCATGACGCAACGCACTTCCGCACCGCGGCGGTCATCGAGGAGCACCTGCGGGTGACACTTCCCACCCTCCCGCTTCCGCCGGCGGCGCGTTACCGCTATCCCTGCGCGAAGCCGGTGTTCTTCGGCCATTACTGGATGCAAGGCGACCCCGCGATCCAGAGTCCTGCAGCGGCCTGCGTGGACTTCAGCGTCGCGAAGCGGGGAAAGCTCGTGGCGTACCGCTGGAACGGGGAAGCCCAGCTGTCCGATCACGCCTTCCTCCATGTCGAGAGCGCGTCGGGCTGA